One stretch of Campylobacter sp. CCS1377 DNA includes these proteins:
- the cysS gene encoding cysteine--tRNA ligase — MKLFDSVKKEKLDFIPKKENEVCIYLCGPTTYDDAHLGHARSSVCFDLLHRVFIALGFRVKFARNYTDIDDKILKKMKESGRNLSELTDFYIAAYERDMKALNVLDPDFKPRATHFIREMISLIAHLQKQGFAYVLEDGVYFDTSKDKSYLSLSKRGLEQNITRLENEVAKKNESDFVLWKFDENFYDAPFGKGRPGWHTECVAMINSLFNEGLDIHAGGIDLLFPHHENEASQCRCANNYELASYWLHNGFVNINGEKMSKSLNNSFFIKDALNEFHPELLRFYLQSSHYRAHFNYSLEDLALSKKRLDKFYRLKQRLDLKEFSDFDKNKIYSFESEVANRALKDLSDELNISKALATLDEFIVEANLELDKEPKNISLKLDLKQGLEELALLFGFGFLAWNEYFQFGVSREQKELIMQKIQERNEAKKMKDFSTADKIRAELAQMNIVLLDTPQGTIWEKNNA; from the coding sequence ATGAAATTATTTGATAGTGTTAAGAAGGAAAAATTAGATTTTATTCCAAAAAAAGAAAATGAAGTTTGCATTTATCTTTGTGGTCCTACAACTTACGATGATGCTCATTTGGGACATGCAAGAAGTAGCGTGTGCTTTGATTTATTACACCGTGTTTTTATAGCGCTTGGTTTTAGGGTTAAATTTGCTAGAAACTATACCGATATCGATGATAAAATTTTAAAAAAAATGAAAGAAAGTGGTAGAAATTTAAGTGAGCTGACTGATTTTTATATCGCTGCTTATGAAAGAGATATGAAGGCTTTAAATGTTTTAGATCCTGATTTTAAGCCAAGAGCGACGCATTTTATTAGAGAGATGATTTCTTTGATTGCTCATTTACAAAAGCAAGGTTTTGCTTATGTTTTAGAAGATGGGGTGTATTTTGATACGAGCAAAGACAAGTCTTATTTGTCTTTATCCAAAAGAGGTTTAGAGCAAAATATCACAAGGCTTGAAAATGAGGTAGCAAAGAAAAATGAAAGCGATTTTGTGTTATGGAAATTTGATGAAAACTTTTACGATGCGCCTTTTGGCAAAGGAAGACCAGGGTGGCATACTGAATGTGTTGCGATGATAAATTCGCTTTTTAACGAAGGTTTGGATATTCATGCTGGGGGTATTGATTTGCTTTTTCCTCATCATGAAAATGAAGCTTCGCAGTGCCGATGTGCGAACAATTATGAGCTTGCAAGTTATTGGCTGCACAATGGTTTTGTAAATATTAATGGTGAAAAAATGAGTAAAAGTTTAAATAATAGTTTTTTCATTAAAGACGCGCTGAATGAATTTCATCCCGAACTTTTAAGATTTTATTTGCAAAGTTCGCATTATAGGGCTCATTTTAATTATTCTTTAGAAGATTTAGCTTTGAGTAAAAAAAGATTGGATAAATTTTATCGTCTTAAACAAAGACTTGATTTGAAAGAATTTAGTGATTTTGATAAAAATAAAATTTATTCTTTTGAAAGCGAGGTTGCAAATAGGGCTTTAAAAGATTTAAGCGATGAATTAAATATCTCAAAGGCCTTAGCAACTTTAGATGAGTTTATCGTAGAAGCAAATTTAGAACTTGACAAAGAGCCTAAAAATATTTCTTTAAAACTTGATTTAAAACAGGGTTTAGAAGAACTTGCCTTGCTTTTTGGTTTTGGCTTTTTAGCGTGGAACGAATATTTTCAATTTGGTGTGAGTAGGGAACAAAAAGAATTAATAATGCAAAAAATTCAAGAAAGAAATGAAGCTAAAAAAATGAAAGATTTTAGCACAGCAGATAAAATCAGAGCTGAGTTAGCGCAAATGAATATCGTGCTTTTAGATACCCCACAAGGCACTATTTGGGAAAAAAATAATGCATAA
- the murJ gene encoding murein biosynthesis integral membrane protein MurJ, whose translation MNKKNIIFKNFIVNALGILFSRILGLARDMLLALFLGAGLYSDIFFVALKMPAFFRRIFAEGAFGQSFLPNFANSKQKGAFCVVVFSHFTLIVFLLCLLVSFFSSFFTKIFAFGFDAKTIALASPLVAINFWYLFFIFIVTFLGAILNYKQKFFITSFSASLFNLCIVIAAFFVDKNDPATTMYYFSYATVLSGVAQLILHIFALKNNKTIKAMFASIKLKRAKVKLDRFYGNFFHGVLGSSATQISSLLDTTIASFLITGSISYLYYANRVFQLPLALFAIALTQVSFPKILKHLKLNEEEQALNFMKKAFELLAFLLLISSIVGIIFSVEISKLLFEHGNFTHQDSVITAYVLIAYLIGLLPFGLQKLFSLWLYAKFKQKLAAKMAFIALFISVVFSLLCIYLIKEDYFKVLGVALSSSLSAFYLLFANIKEFGFRKFLLLFSPRFFVFNILVLGIFTLILLEFKVYIVLFFNNIYQFILGLF comes from the coding sequence ATGAATAAAAAAAATATAATTTTTAAAAATTTTATTGTCAATGCTTTGGGGATTTTATTTTCTAGAATTTTAGGTTTAGCTAGAGATATGCTTTTGGCTTTGTTTTTGGGAGCTGGGCTTTATAGTGATATTTTTTTTGTAGCTTTAAAAATGCCTGCTTTTTTTAGAAGGATTTTTGCTGAAGGGGCTTTTGGACAAAGCTTTTTGCCTAATTTTGCTAATTCGAAGCAAAAAGGTGCATTTTGTGTTGTGGTTTTTAGTCATTTTACTTTAATTGTATTTTTGCTTTGTCTTTTAGTAAGCTTTTTTTCATCTTTTTTTACTAAAATTTTTGCCTTTGGTTTTGATGCTAAAACTATAGCTTTAGCATCTCCTTTGGTGGCGATAAATTTTTGGTATTTATTTTTTATTTTTATCGTAACTTTTTTAGGGGCTATTTTAAATTACAAGCAAAAATTCTTTATTACTTCCTTTTCGGCTTCTTTGTTTAATTTATGCATTGTAATTGCTGCGTTTTTTGTGGATAAAAATGATCCAGCTACAACGATGTATTATTTTTCTTACGCTACGGTTTTAAGTGGTGTAGCTCAACTTATCTTGCATATTTTTGCCTTGAAAAATAACAAAACTATCAAAGCAATGTTTGCAAGTATTAAGCTCAAAAGAGCTAAGGTTAAACTGGATCGTTTTTATGGTAATTTTTTTCACGGAGTTTTAGGCTCTTCTGCAACGCAGATTAGCTCTTTGTTAGATACTACAATAGCGAGTTTTTTAATTACAGGTAGTATTTCTTATCTTTATTATGCTAACCGTGTTTTTCAGCTTCCTCTAGCACTTTTTGCCATTGCTTTAACTCAGGTTTCTTTTCCTAAAATTTTAAAGCATTTAAAACTCAACGAAGAAGAGCAAGCTTTAAATTTTATGAAAAAAGCTTTTGAGCTTTTGGCTTTTTTGTTGTTAATATCTAGTATTGTAGGCATTATTTTTTCAGTAGAAATTTCAAAACTTTTATTTGAACATGGAAATTTTACTCATCAAGACAGTGTGATTACCGCTTATGTGTTAATTGCTTATTTAATAGGACTTTTGCCTTTTGGTTTGCAAAAATTATTTTCCCTTTGGCTTTATGCTAAATTTAAACAAAAACTTGCCGCCAAAATGGCGTTTATCGCCTTATTTATCAGTGTTGTTTTTTCTTTATTATGTATTTATCTTATAAAAGAAGATTATTTTAAGGTTTTAGGAGTGGCTTTATCTTCATCTTTATCTGCTTTTTATCTGCTTTTTGCCAATATCAAAGAATTTGGTTTTCGTAAATTTTTACTTTTATTTTCGCCTAGATTTTTTGTTTTTAATATCCTTGTGTTAGGAATTTTTACTTTAATTTTGCTAGAATTCAAAGTTTATATTGTTTTATTTTTTAATAATATTTATCAATTTATATTAGGGTTGTTTTGA
- a CDS encoding DUF342 domain-containing protein — protein MNDDLIITQTNHPYKELLNVASRTSLEVTNLDFNILYFSTLYSIDNTEWQRLNEKDLNIFDQDEIFLNPNLKITQEYKIEIFQKKENTLEDKIKLIANKNLTKIIANIDAKNLEYHEKLPMQMLQTIYKKLLKNNLFIGIRIFDFKKQLLLINKQIQNKKQQEFQLIVCKGVNAIFPQNETLELTYKEKLKNSPLTQNTPIIAINEGEIALRHLKAKQGRRGRDLHLNFIEIKEEEKKKKIHFSCSDKFELREKEFADEYIAKQKGYIIQNGDKFDIANVAEFNTVDLKNVGCINVGIDSKITINIKNLSELDDAVKSGVSIKCEELNIDGSVAQNTILNAKKLALRGTTHTQTKIFAKDAKINTHRGYFEGENVEIDLLENGHIKAKTVKINKSLGGTIEAENIFITTLMSNNTIAFNKSVIFEICEGNNNKFLAQISKNEVDFEEQLNQLTKQIHELNLELEPLKTSMQNSKEGINLLLNEIDNFKQNKQQIPASYLEKVKEYQNHLEFYENLNQKEKDLTLEKREILDKIELAQEELFKAKIINKKGVWTDMNEIKFKFIYPKQELLHSTLLDEHTKVFTLRTTVENNEEVAKIDRLDEYNEKDLE, from the coding sequence ATGAATGATGACTTAATTATCACCCAAACCAATCACCCTTATAAAGAACTTCTTAATGTTGCCTCAAGAACTTCACTGGAGGTGACAAATTTAGATTTTAATATACTTTATTTTTCTACCCTTTATTCTATTGATAATACGGAATGGCAAAGACTTAACGAGAAAGATTTAAATATTTTTGATCAAGATGAAATATTTTTAAACCCAAATTTAAAAATCACCCAAGAATATAAAATTGAAATTTTTCAAAAAAAAGAAAATACTTTGGAAGATAAAATTAAACTCATTGCCAATAAAAATCTCACAAAAATCATTGCTAATATTGATGCAAAAAATTTGGAATATCACGAAAAATTACCTATGCAGATGCTTCAAACCATCTATAAAAAATTGCTTAAAAATAACCTATTTATAGGAATTCGAATTTTTGATTTTAAAAAACAATTACTTTTAATAAATAAACAAATTCAAAACAAAAAACAACAAGAATTTCAATTGATTGTATGTAAAGGAGTGAATGCAATTTTTCCACAAAACGAAACATTAGAACTAACTTATAAAGAAAAATTAAAAAATAGCCCCTTGACTCAAAATACCCCTATTATTGCCATTAATGAAGGTGAAATTGCGCTTAGGCATCTTAAAGCAAAACAAGGTCGAAGAGGAAGGGATTTGCATTTAAATTTTATCGAAATCAAAGAAGAAGAGAAAAAGAAAAAAATTCACTTCTCCTGCTCGGATAAATTTGAATTAAGAGAAAAAGAATTTGCTGATGAATATATCGCTAAACAAAAAGGTTACATAATACAAAACGGTGATAAATTCGATATAGCTAATGTAGCTGAATTTAATACAGTGGATTTAAAAAATGTAGGTTGTATCAATGTGGGAATTGATAGCAAAATTACCATTAATATTAAAAATCTTTCTGAATTAGACGATGCTGTAAAATCAGGAGTTAGCATAAAATGCGAAGAATTAAATATTGACGGAAGCGTCGCGCAAAATACGATCTTAAACGCCAAAAAACTTGCCCTTAGAGGTACAACCCATACTCAAACTAAAATTTTTGCAAAAGATGCAAAAATCAACACACATAGAGGTTATTTTGAAGGGGAAAATGTTGAAATAGACTTATTGGAAAATGGACATATTAAAGCCAAAACCGTTAAAATAAACAAAAGCCTTGGAGGCACTATAGAAGCGGAAAATATTTTTATTACTACCTTAATGAGTAACAATACGATTGCTTTCAACAAAAGTGTTATTTTTGAAATTTGCGAAGGCAATAATAATAAATTTTTAGCACAAATTTCAAAAAATGAAGTGGATTTTGAAGAACAATTAAATCAACTCACTAAACAAATTCATGAATTAAATTTAGAATTAGAACCTTTGAAAACAAGTATGCAAAATAGCAAAGAGGGTATAAATTTACTCTTAAATGAAATTGATAATTTTAAGCAAAATAAACAACAAATTCCTGCAAGTTATCTTGAAAAAGTTAAAGAATACCAAAATCATTTAGAATTTTACGAAAATTTAAACCAGAAAGAAAAAGATCTAACTTTAGAAAAAAGAGAAATTTTAGACAAAATTGAGCTTGCACAAGAAGAACTTTTTAAAGCAAAAATCATCAATAAAAAAGGGGTTTGGACTGATATGAATGAAATTAAATTTAAATTCATTTATCCCAAACAAGAACTTTTGCATTCAACACTGCTTGATGAACACACTAAGGTTTTTACCTTAAGAACAACTGTCGAAAACAACGAAGAAGTCGCAAAAATCGACAGATTGGATGAATACAACGAAAAGGATTTAGAATGA
- the ruvA gene encoding Holliday junction branch migration protein RuvA → MIVAIEGMITQKEPTFITIKTNSGLSYGIYVSLFCSAKLQKNEKIELFISQIIKEDSNKFYGFLDKNEQKMFELLLKINGIGATTAMAICSSLDVNSFYKALQLNDENVFKKIPGIGPKSAKRIIVELSDNKILLENTQDDSKSQALAALISLGFKQDKALQALSQCQSNETSELIKEALKKLS, encoded by the coding sequence ATGATTGTTGCAATCGAAGGAATGATTACACAAAAAGAACCTACTTTTATTACCATTAAAACAAATTCGGGTTTAAGTTATGGAATTTATGTTTCCTTATTTTGTAGCGCAAAATTGCAAAAAAATGAAAAAATAGAACTTTTTATTTCTCAAATCATCAAAGAAGATTCAAATAAATTTTATGGTTTTTTGGATAAAAATGAGCAAAAAATGTTTGAATTATTGTTAAAAATCAACGGTATAGGAGCAACAACCGCAATGGCAATTTGTTCCAGTCTTGATGTAAATTCTTTTTACAAAGCTTTGCAACTTAATGACGAAAATGTCTTTAAAAAAATCCCTGGAATTGGGCCAAAAAGTGCAAAACGCATCATTGTGGAATTAAGTGATAATAAAATTCTACTAGAAAATACTCAAGATGATAGTAAAAGTCAGGCTCTTGCTGCTCTTATTTCGCTTGGCTTTAAGCAAGATAAAGCTTTGCAAGCTCTAAGTCAATGCCAAAGCAATGAGACAAGCGAGCTAATCAAAGAAGCATTAAAAAAACTTTCATAA
- a CDS encoding D-alanine--D-alanine ligase, whose amino-acid sequence MIYAIIFGANSYEHEISIVSAIVLKKVLKAKLLFIFCDKNRDFYLIDNAKMNAKTFSSLAYKKEKRLILKQGGFYEKTLFSDKKIECDCCINLVHGKDGEDGKIAALFDFFNIEYIGPRLEASVISYNKEFTKLYAQKVGVKTLPYKILKNYDATSLLSPLDYPCIFKPTRLGSSIGIQILSEASQLDYSLDVAFEFDDELLVEPFIDNIKEYNLAGCMIKDEFVFSIIEEPNKNKFLDFEQKYLCFSSHSEVQEADLSEELKEKLKENFKKIYNPLFKGALIRCDFFIHNDEIYLNEINPNPGSLANYLFKDFSSIIQNFAQNLPHEKQININYSFLHSINGQKGKL is encoded by the coding sequence ATGATTTACGCAATAATTTTTGGAGCAAATTCATACGAACACGAAATCAGTATAGTGAGTGCTATTGTTTTAAAAAAAGTTTTAAAAGCAAAACTTTTATTTATTTTTTGTGATAAAAATAGAGATTTTTATCTTATTGATAATGCAAAAATGAATGCTAAAACCTTTAGTTCTTTAGCTTATAAAAAAGAAAAAAGGTTAATTTTAAAACAAGGTGGATTTTACGAAAAAACCTTATTTTCAGACAAAAAGATAGAATGTGATTGCTGTATCAATCTCGTGCATGGAAAAGACGGAGAAGATGGGAAAATAGCAGCTTTATTTGATTTTTTTAATATTGAATACATAGGCCCAAGACTCGAAGCAAGCGTTATTTCATACAATAAAGAATTTACAAAACTTTACGCACAAAAAGTTGGTGTTAAAACCTTACCATATAAAATATTAAAAAACTACGACGCCACTTCTTTATTAAGCCCATTAGATTATCCTTGCATTTTTAAGCCCACAAGACTGGGTAGTAGCATAGGCATACAAATTTTAAGCGAAGCGAGTCAATTAGATTATTCTTTGGATGTGGCATTCGAATTTGATGACGAACTTTTAGTAGAACCTTTTATAGACAATATCAAAGAGTATAATCTAGCAGGTTGTATGATTAAAGATGAATTTGTTTTTTCTATCATTGAAGAGCCAAATAAAAATAAATTTTTAGATTTTGAGCAAAAATATCTTTGTTTTAGTTCTCATTCAGAAGTACAAGAAGCAGATTTAAGCGAAGAATTAAAGGAAAAATTAAAAGAAAATTTCAAAAAAATTTATAATCCTTTATTTAAAGGCGCATTGATTCGCTGTGATTTTTTCATACATAATGATGAAATTTACCTTAATGAAATCAATCCAAATCCCGGATCTTTAGCAAATTATTTATTTAAAGATTTTTCTTCAATCATTCAAAATTTTGCACAAAATCTACCACATGAAAAGCAAATTAATATAAATTATAGCTTTTTACACTCCATCAATGGACAAAAAGGGAAATTATAA
- a CDS encoding type II toxin-antitoxin system Phd/YefM family antitoxin, protein MLSFSQDEIYTATEVVRNFSPIVEKVKKSPSGKIVILKNNKFEAVLLSMQEFERLQNAVQLLESIYKNQKA, encoded by the coding sequence ATGTTATCTTTCAGTCAAGATGAAATTTATACTGCTACTGAAGTAGTGCGTAATTTTAGCCCCATAGTTGAAAAAGTCAAAAAAAGTCCTAGCGGAAAAATAGTGATTTTAAAAAACAATAAATTTGAAGCCGTATTGCTTAGTATGCAAGAATTTGAGCGTTTGCAAAATGCCGTGCAGCTTTTAGAAAGCATTTATAAAAATCAAAAGGCTTAA
- a CDS encoding alpha/beta hydrolase produces MALTTLAYNNKNYQISYELINNNQIKSILVLHGWGANKELMKQTFSKVLKDFNQIYLDLPGFGNSTIEEILNSKDYANIVLSFLKNKNLHPDIFMGHSFGGKICTLLLNKNIYPSSLLILLSSAGIVAKKSFKTRCKIKLFKILKKLGFAHLYKYFASKDGANLSPLMYETFKKVVDENCELDFAKIQNPTLIFWGIEDKATPLESGKKIYKLIPHSQFFTFEGDHFFFLQNAQKITQIIRNNHAK; encoded by the coding sequence ATGGCACTTACCACACTTGCTTATAATAATAAAAATTATCAAATTTCTTATGAGCTCATCAACAACAATCAAATAAAAAGCATCTTAGTTTTGCATGGTTGGGGCGCTAATAAAGAATTAATGAAGCAAACTTTTTCTAAAGTCTTAAAAGACTTTAACCAAATTTATCTTGATCTTCCAGGATTTGGAAATTCAACCATTGAAGAAATTTTAAACAGTAAAGATTATGCAAATATCGTCCTTTCTTTTTTAAAAAATAAAAACCTACATCCAGATATTTTTATGGGGCATTCTTTTGGTGGCAAAATTTGCACTTTACTTTTAAATAAAAATATTTACCCAAGCTCTTTACTCATTTTACTTTCCAGTGCAGGTATAGTAGCGAAAAAATCTTTTAAAACTCGTTGTAAGATTAAGCTTTTTAAAATACTTAAAAAACTAGGTTTTGCTCATCTTTATAAATATTTTGCCAGTAAAGACGGGGCAAATCTAAGTCCTTTAATGTATGAAACTTTTAAAAAAGTTGTAGATGAAAATTGTGAGTTAGATTTTGCTAAAATTCAAAATCCAACTTTGATTTTTTGGGGCATAGAAGATAAAGCAACTCCTCTTGAAAGCGGGAAAAAAATTTACAAACTTATCCCCCACAGTCAATTTTTTACTTTTGAAGGAGATCATTTTTTCTTTCTGCAAAATGCCCAAAAAATCACTCAAATCATAAGGAATAACCATGCTAAATAA
- the murF gene encoding UDP-N-acetylmuramoyl-tripeptide--D-alanyl-D-alanine ligase: MLNNLIFFINTLLINFCLGFYLISALQWYSYKINRVLFHFAKPLWHIYFILIPLIAFWFLGKYFLIFAIFNLVALYLWYKKLDKKLVFTAKIKKFFAILSFLSIVFGILSLYNLYNLSPLALFFSLIILSAYEKYRNNLFYQQAKNKIQNMKDLKIILITASFGKTSIKNFLYELIKEDYKSYKTPRSVNTLMGIIQDINDNVQADTQIYIAEAGAREKGDILQITELLNPHICIIGEIGNAHLEYFKNIENTRNTKLEALNSNRLQKAFLHSSTLKEDSESQIIYDKKLLQSSQSLEGIEFELLLNDSKQHFKSPLLGIFNAQNLAACIQCALYLNINLEKIQQRISQLKAVEHRLQIISKEPKFIIDDGFNGNFQGMSQSYRLCKNYKGRKVLVTPGILEVSEEENQKLADIINECFDFVIITSQSNTNVLDRHIVLEKIIIKDKTELVSVLSKYTKNGDLILFSNDAPSFL; encoded by the coding sequence ATGCTAAATAATTTAATATTTTTTATCAACACTCTTTTGATTAATTTCTGTCTAGGATTTTACCTCATTAGTGCATTGCAATGGTATTCTTATAAGATTAATCGCGTATTGTTTCATTTTGCTAAACCTTTATGGCATATTTATTTTATTCTTATTCCTTTAATTGCTTTTTGGTTTCTTGGAAAATATTTTTTAATTTTTGCCATTTTTAATCTTGTCGCCTTGTATTTATGGTATAAAAAGCTAGATAAAAAACTTGTTTTCACCGCTAAAATTAAAAAATTTTTTGCAATATTAAGTTTTCTTAGTATTGTTTTTGGGATTTTATCTCTGTATAATTTATATAATTTATCTCCACTGGCCTTGTTTTTTAGTCTGATAATTCTATCTGCTTATGAAAAATACAGAAATAATCTTTTCTATCAACAAGCAAAAAATAAAATTCAAAATATGAAAGATCTTAAAATCATTCTTATTACGGCAAGTTTTGGAAAAACAAGCATTAAAAATTTCTTATATGAGCTCATAAAAGAAGATTATAAAAGCTATAAAACACCAAGAAGCGTTAATACTCTTATGGGTATCATACAAGATATTAATGATAATGTACAAGCTGATACGCAAATTTATATTGCCGAGGCAGGTGCTAGAGAAAAAGGAGACATTTTACAAATTACCGAGCTTTTAAATCCTCATATTTGTATCATTGGAGAGATAGGGAATGCACATTTAGAGTATTTTAAAAATATAGAAAATACTAGAAACACAAAGCTAGAAGCATTGAATTCAAACAGATTGCAAAAGGCTTTTTTGCATAGTAGCACACTTAAAGAAGATAGTGAAAGTCAAATTATTTACGATAAAAAACTACTGCAAAGCTCACAAAGCCTTGAGGGTATAGAATTTGAACTTTTATTAAATGATTCTAAGCAGCATTTTAAAAGTCCGCTATTGGGAATTTTTAATGCACAAAATTTAGCTGCATGTATCCAATGTGCTTTATATTTAAATATAAATTTAGAAAAAATTCAACAAAGAATATCCCAACTTAAAGCTGTAGAACATCGCTTGCAAATCATATCCAAGGAGCCAAAATTTATTATTGATGATGGTTTCAATGGAAATTTTCAAGGAATGAGCCAAAGTTATAGACTTTGCAAAAACTACAAAGGACGCAAAGTTTTAGTAACTCCTGGAATTTTAGAAGTAAGTGAGGAAGAAAATCAAAAACTTGCTGATATTATAAATGAATGTTTTGATTTTGTCATTATCACAAGCCAAAGTAACACAAATGTATTAGATCGACATATTGTTTTGGAAAAAATCATCATCAAAGATAAAACTGAATTGGTTTCTGTCTTGAGTAAATATACCAAAAATGGTGACTTAATATTATTTTCCAATGATGCACCCAGCTTTTTATGA
- a CDS encoding PepSY-like domain-containing protein has product MNKKNFSILLLSLLLANLLKADIIVSPDSLPTTIKAFLEEHFKQVSIGIVQQDKNSYEVYLSDGTELEFDIDGLWKEIESKHKALSFKILPTHIASIITNRYPQAFLIEIERKINHYKIKLSNGLELYIDNNGTIIQERYDD; this is encoded by the coding sequence TTGAATAAAAAAAATTTTTCTATTTTACTCTTAAGTCTTTTACTTGCAAATTTACTAAAAGCTGATATTATTGTATCGCCAGATTCTTTACCTACAACCATTAAGGCTTTCCTCGAAGAACATTTCAAGCAAGTTTCTATAGGTATAGTTCAGCAGGATAAAAATTCTTATGAAGTATATTTAAGTGATGGAACAGAACTTGAATTTGATATTGATGGACTATGGAAAGAAATTGAAAGCAAACACAAAGCTTTAAGTTTCAAAATACTACCAACGCATATTGCCTCAATTATTACAAACAGATATCCTCAAGCTTTTTTAATAGAAATTGAAAGAAAAATTAATCATTATAAAATTAAACTCTCAAATGGCTTGGAACTTTACATCGATAATAATGGGACAATAATTCAAGAAAGATACGATGATTAA
- the rplS gene encoding 50S ribosomal protein L19 — protein MRNKYIEQFEAKQMEGKSVPDFRAGDTIRLAIRIKEGDKTRIQNFEGICIARRGTGVGETFIVRKIGANNVGVERIFPIYSESLESITLLRRGRVRRARLFYLRDRRGKAARIKELKK, from the coding sequence ATGAGAAATAAATACATAGAGCAGTTTGAAGCTAAGCAAATGGAAGGTAAAAGTGTTCCTGATTTTCGTGCGGGAGATACCATAAGACTTGCTATCCGCATTAAAGAAGGGGATAAAACGAGAATTCAAAATTTTGAAGGTATTTGTATTGCGCGTAGAGGAACAGGTGTTGGAGAGACTTTTATTGTTCGTAAAATTGGCGCTAATAATGTTGGAGTTGAGAGAATCTTCCCTATTTATAGCGAGAGTTTAGAAAGTATTACTCTTTTAAGAAGAGGTCGCGTTCGTCGTGCAAGATTATTTTATCTTAGAGATAGACGCGGTAAAGCTGCTCGTATCAAAGAACTTAAAAAATAA
- the trmD gene encoding tRNA (guanosine(37)-N1)-methyltransferase TrmD codes for MKISFVTLFPDLVKFYFSESILARAIEKRYIDIAFINPRLYSTNIYKKVDDYKIGGGAGLLMQAQPLFDALNELQIQDKDIHFVFLTPSAKTFNQIDAKRLSKKKHICFVCGRYEGIDERVIENFANEVFSIGDFVLTGGELPALVMCDAIARNITGVLGNPQSLEEESFEENLLEAPSFSKPYEFIAKNKKKYAPSEFLKGNHAKITSLKFILASCKTKFFRPDLYLKHERKLRKNNEK; via the coding sequence ATGAAAATTAGTTTTGTTACTTTATTTCCAGATCTTGTTAAATTTTATTTTAGTGAGTCTATACTTGCTAGAGCAATCGAGAAGCGATATATCGATATTGCTTTTATTAATCCAAGATTATATTCTACCAATATTTATAAAAAAGTTGATGATTATAAAATAGGTGGTGGAGCAGGACTGTTGATGCAGGCACAGCCTCTTTTTGACGCTTTAAATGAGCTTCAAATTCAAGATAAAGACATTCATTTTGTTTTTTTAACTCCCAGTGCTAAGACTTTTAATCAAATAGATGCTAAAAGATTAAGTAAAAAAAAGCACATTTGTTTTGTATGTGGAAGATATGAGGGGATAGATGAGAGGGTTATTGAAAATTTTGCGAATGAGGTTTTTAGTATAGGAGATTTTGTTTTAACAGGTGGAGAATTACCCGCTTTGGTAATGTGCGATGCCATTGCTCGTAATATAACAGGAGTCTTGGGAAATCCTCAGAGTTTAGAGGAAGAGAGTTTTGAAGAAAATTTACTTGAAGCTCCTTCATTTTCCAAGCCTTACGAATTTATTGCAAAAAATAAAAAAAAATATGCACCTTCAGAGTTTTTAAAGGGTAATCATGCTAAAATCACATCTTTAAAATTTATTTTGGCGTCTTGCAAAACGAAATTTTTTCGTCCTGATCTATATTTAAAGCATGAACGCAAATTGAGGAAAAACAATGAGAAATAA